CGAATAGTTCTTCAGCTGTTTCGTGAAGGAAGCGCGTTACCTCATCCTGGTTGATCACTGCCCGGTACCCATTCTCGTAGCGGAACTCATAAGCTGCTCCATGAGCGTCGGTTATTCCTTTGATGACCTGCTCCATCAGCTTGGGTGCCTGTTCCCTGACTGCTGGGTTAAAGCTTCTGACCGTCCCGCAAATCTCCACAGAGCTAGGGATGACATTATGTGTCGTCCCGCCGGTAAACTTTGTAACAGAAAGAACAAGCTGCTCCAGCGGATCGGTGTTTCGTGAAACAATGTGCTGAAGGTTGGTCACGACCTGTGAGGCGACTGCAATGCTGTCGATTGTTTGATGCGGAAGCGCTGCATGGCCCCCTTTTCCGTGAACGGTCAGAAAAAACGTATCCGGTGCTGCCATCATAGGCCCATAAACAATCCCGATTTTCCCTACTTCAAGCGGTGACCAAAGATGGGTCCCGATTACAGCGTCTACACCGTCCATCACGCCTGCCTGTACCATCTCCTCGGCGCCGCCAGGGTAAAGTTCCTCTGCATGCTGAAAAATAAAACGGATTTCGCCTTGAAGCTCGTCCTTTTTCTGAGATAAAATTTTAGCCGCTCCAAGCAGCATGGCTGTATGCCCGTCGTGGCCGCACGCATGCATGACACCAGGCCTTCGGGATACAAAATCAAAATCGTTTTCTTCCATAATCGGAAGTGCGTCAATATCCGCACGAATGGCAAGCACATGGCCCGGTTCATTTCCTGTCAGTGTTGCCATTACACTGTTCTTCGTTGGACGGGAAAGTTCCAGATTTCCAAACGATTGAAGCATCTGGTAAATAAATTGGGACGTCTGTTCTTCGCCGAATGACAGTTCGGGATACATGTGAAGGTGCCTGCGCCACTTCACAACCTGATCTTTAACCCGCTGACTCTCCTTAACTGCTGTTAACGATCTCATGATTCTCCCCCACCTTCCAATCGATATGAAGGCCATTATATAAGAAGATAAATAGTTTGAAAAGAATAAATATACCGATTTTTCTGATATTAAACCCTGTTCTCATGGTAGGGATGTACTAAGGCGGTGCCAGGCACCTCGATTACACAAGTATGTAACGGCCGGTGCCTGGCACCCACCCGCCGCGTTTAATAATTATGATGTTTAGGGAAAATGATAAGAAAAAGGAGGCTGAGGATAATGGAAATGAAACGAGAAAACAACGGCGAACAAAATGGCCTGCAACAGCAGGATCTCAGCAGTAATGAGGATTTTTCCCAAGACGAAGTATATGAGGAAGTAGAATTTTCCGATCAGGCAGTCATCAGCGGTATCGTACATCATCTAATACATCCTGGAGAAGCAGAAGAAGACTGCGAAGAAGAAACCACATAAAAAAAGGTGCCAGGCACGCGAATTACACATATGTGTAACCGCGGTGCCTGGCACCTTTTTACTGGATCAAAAGAAAAGAACCTAATGATTGCAGCCTGACGTCTCCTTTGAACGTTTCACCTGTCATGGCGTCCTTCCAGGTGCCCTTTGGCAAGGAGACCCGGTGGCTTGCTGTCGTTGAATGGTTCAACACACATAAGAACTTGCTGCCGGCCTCTCCATCACGTATTACCATTTCAACATCGTCCGGCAGTTCGATCGTCTGTACGCCAGCCTGAGCAAAAATGTCTCTGTACAGCCGCACAAGAAAATAATCTTCTACCGCTGTACCGATATAATACACGTTGCCTTTTCCGTACTTGTTCTTCGTGATCGCAGGTGTACCTTCATAGAAAGCGTCCCTGTAGACGGCGAGGACCTCGGCCGATTTCGGCTCGATCAAGTCACACCACACTGTGGCCGGCGACATGATGTCCATGATGTTCCCCGCTATTCCTGTTACACGTGTCTGCTGGCCGTTTTGAAGGGATTCGTACTCATGGACTTCAATGCCCGCAAGCTCTCCAAGTTCTCCGGGAAGCGTTATTTCCGTAAC
This genomic stretch from Fictibacillus marinisediminis harbors:
- a CDS encoding M20 family metallopeptidase — protein: MRSLTAVKESQRVKDQVVKWRRHLHMYPELSFGEEQTSQFIYQMLQSFGNLELSRPTKNSVMATLTGNEPGHVLAIRADIDALPIMEENDFDFVSRRPGVMHACGHDGHTAMLLGAAKILSQKKDELQGEIRFIFQHAEELYPGGAEEMVQAGVMDGVDAVIGTHLWSPLEVGKIGIVYGPMMAAPDTFFLTVHGKGGHAALPHQTIDSIAVASQVVTNLQHIVSRNTDPLEQLVLSVTKFTGGTTHNVIPSSVEICGTVRSFNPAVREQAPKLMEQVIKGITDAHGAAYEFRYENGYRAVINQDEVTRFLHETAEELFGGEHVELMKPNMVAEDFSAFLQKADGCFFFTGAGNKAKGITYPHHHARFTIDEDALEQGVAMFVRAAEKMLYRNEEEAGA